From Perognathus longimembris pacificus isolate PPM17 chromosome 4, ASM2315922v1, whole genome shotgun sequence, one genomic window encodes:
- the Gpc1 gene encoding glypican-1, translating to MELRARGWWLLCAAAALLAGARGDPASKTRSCGEVRQIYGAKGFSLSGVPQAEISGEHLRICPQGYTCCTSEMEENLANRSRAELEAALQDTSLALQATLAAQLRGVDDHFQQLLNASERALRDAFPGAFAELYTQNARAFGDLYAELRLYYRGAGLHLEETLAEFWARLLERLFRQLHPRLLLPDDFLDCLGKRAEALRPFGDAPRELRLRATRAFVAARTFVQGLGVAGDVVRKVAQVPLGPECSRAVMKLVYCAPCLGVPGARPCPDYCQNVLKGCLANQADLDAEWRNLLDSMVLITDKFWGPSGAEGVIGSVHVWLADAINAFQDNQDALTAKVIQGCGNPKVNPQSPGAEETRRRGKLAPQEKPPAGTLEKLVSEAKARLRDVQDFWIGLPGTLCGERMAMSAASDDRCWNGMAKGRYLPEVMGDGLASQINNPEVEVDITKPDMTIRQQIMQLKIMTNRLRGAYGGNDVDFQDASDDGSGSGSGGGCPEDVCSRRASKKSSSARTPLTHALPGLSEREGQKTSAASRPRPLLLLLPLALVPAVAGPWGR from the exons GCGAGCACCTGCGCATCTGCCCCCAGGGCTACACCTGCTGCACCAGCGAGATGGAGGAGAACCTGGCCAACCGCAGCCGCGCTGAGCTGGAGGCCGCGCTGCAGGACACCAGCCTCGCCCTGCAGGCCACGCTGGCCGCCCAGCTCCGTGGCGTGGACG ACCACTTCCAGCAGCTGCTGAACGCGTCGGAGCGCGCCCTGCGGGACGCCTTCCCCGGCGCCTTCGCGGAGCTGTACACCCAGAACGCCCGCGCCTTCGGGGACCTGTACGCCGAGCTGCGCCTCTACTACCGGGGCGCCGGCCTGCACCTGGAGGAGACGCTGGCCGAGTTCTGGGCGCGGCTGCTGGAGCGCCTCTTCCGGCAGCTGCACCCCCGGCTGCTGCTGCCCGACGACTTCCTGGACTGCCTGGGCAAGCGGGCCGAGGCCCTGCGGCCCTTCGGGGACGCCCCGCGGGAGCTGCGCCTCCGGGCCACCCGCGCCTTCGTGGCCGCGCGCACCTTCGTGCAGGGCCTGGGCGTGGCCGGCGACGTGGTCCGGAAGGTGGCCCAG gtgcccCTGGGCCCCGAGTGCTCCCGGGCCGTCATGAAGCTGGTCTACTGTGCGCCCTGCCTGGGCGTCCCCGGCGCCCGGCCCTGCCCCGATTATTGCCAGAACGTGCTGAAGGGCTGCCTCGCCAACCAGGCCGACCTGGACGCCGAGTGGAGGAACCTCCTGG ACTCCATGGTGCTCATCACGGACAAGTTCTGGGGCCCGTCGGGCGCGGAGGGCGTCATCGGCAGCGTGCACGTGTGGCTGGCAGACGCCATCAACGCGTTCCAGGACAACCAGGACGCGCTCACGGCCAag GTCATCCAGGGCTGCGGGAACCCCAAAGTCAATCCTCAGAGCCCCGGGGCCGAGGAGACGCGGCGCCGGGGCAAGCTGGCACCGCAGGAGAAGCCCCCCGCGGGCACGCTGGAGAAGCTG GTCTCTGAGGCCAAGGCTCGGCTCCGGGACGTCCAGGACTTCTGGATCGGCCTCCCGGGGACGCTGTGCGGCGAGAGGATGGCCATGAGCGCCGCCAGCGACGACCGCTGCTGGAACGGGATGGCCAAGGGGCG GTACCTGCCCGAGGTGATGGGCGACGGCCTGGCCAGCCAGATCAACAACCCCGAGGTGGAGGTGGACATCACCAAGCCGGACATGACCATCAGGCAGCAGATCATGCAGCTGAAGATCATGACCAACCGGCTGCGCGGCGCCTACGGCGGCAACGACGTGGACTTCCAGGACGCCA gcGATGACGGCAGCGGCTCCGGCAGTGGGGGTGGCTGCCCAGAGGATGTCTGCAGCCGAAGGGCCAGCAAGAAGAGCTCCAGCGCCCGGACGCCCTTGACGCACGCCCTCCCCGGCCTGTCGGAACGGGAGGGGCAGAAGACCTCCGCCGCCAGCCGCCCCCGGCCCCTGCTCCTGCTTCTCCCCTTGGCGCTGGTCCCCGCGGTGGCCGGGCCCTGGGGGCGGTAA